The Calonectris borealis chromosome 13, bCalBor7.hap1.2, whole genome shotgun sequence genome contains a region encoding:
- the PGK1 gene encoding phosphoglycerate kinase 1, which yields MSLSNKLTLDKVDVKGKRVVMRVDFNVPMKDHKITNNQRIKAAVPTIKHCLDHGAKSVVLMSHLGRPDGVPMPEKFSLAPVAVELKALMGREVLFLKDCVGPEVEKACANPAAGSIILLENLRFHVEEEGKGKDASGNKIKADSAKVEAFRASLSKLGDVYVNDAFGTAHRAHSSMVGVSLPQKAAGFLMKKELDYFAKALESPERPFLAILGGAKVQDKIQLISNMLDKVNEMIIGGGMAFTFLKVINNMEIGNSLFDEEGSKIVKDLMAKAEKNGVKITLPVDFITADKFDEHAQTGEATVASGIPAGWMGLDCGPESVKKFVEVVGRAKQIVWNGPVGVFEWDKFAKGTKALMDKVVEVTGKGSITIIGGGDTATCCAKWNTEDKVSHVSTGGGASLELLEGKVLPGVDALSSV from the exons ATGTCCCTCTCCAACAAGCTCACCCTCGACAAGGTGGACGTGAAGGGCAAGCGGGTCGTCATGAG gGTTGACTTCAATGTTCCAATGAAGGATCACAAAATAACCAACAATCAAAG AATCAAGGCGGCTGTCCCTACCATCAAGCATTGTTTGGATCATGGAGCTAAGTCAGTGGTTTTGATGAGTCACCTGGGTCGCCCAGATGGTGTTCCCATGCCTGAAAAGTTCTCCTTGGCCCCAGTAGCTGTGGAGCTTAAAGCACTCATGGGCAG GGAGGTCTTATTCCTGAAGGATTGTGTTGGTCCTGAGGTGGAGAAGGCCTGTGCTAATCCTGCAGCTGGCTCCATCATCCTGCTAGAGAACCTCCGATTCCATGtagaagaagaagggaaggggaaggatgcTTCAGGGAACAAG atcAAGGCTGATTCTGCAAAAGTGGAGGCTTTCAGAGCCTCTCTTTCTAAACTGGGAGATGTCTATGTCAATGATGCATTTGGAACTGCTCACCGAGCTCACAG CTCCATGGTAGGTGTCAGTCTGCCTCAGAAGGCTGCTGGCTTCCTGATGAAGAAAGAACTGGATTATTTTGCTAAGGCCCTAGAGAGTCCGGAGAGACCCTTCTTAGCAATTCTTGGAGG AGCCAAAGTTCAGGATAAGATCCAGCTGATCAGTAACATGTTGGATAAGGTCAATGAGATGATCATTGGTGGTGGAATGGCGTTCACCTTCCTCAAAGTGATCAACAACATGGAG ATTGGCAACTCTTTGTTTGATGAAGAGGGATCAAAAATTGTCAAGGACCTGATGGCCAAGGCAGAGAAGAACGGTGTGAAGATTACTCTGCCTGTTGACTTCATCACTGCAGACAAGTTTGATGAGCATGCACAGACTGGGGAAGCCACAGTGGCTTCAGGCATTCCTGCTGGCTGGATG GGCTTGGACTGCGGCCCTGAAAGTGTGAAGAAGTTTGTTGAAGTTGTGGGAAGGGCCAAGCAAATTGTGTGGAATGGTCCAGTTGGTGTCTTTGAGTGGGACAAGTTTGCCAAAGGAACCAAAGCCCTGATGGACAAAGTGGTAGAAGTAACTGGAAAGGGCAGCATCACCATTATTG GTGGTGGAGATACAGCTACTTGCTGTGCAAAGTGGAACACCGAGGATAAAGTTAGCCATGTCAGCACGGGAGGTGGTGCCAGCCTGGAACTGCTAGAGG GTAAGGTTCTTCCTGGTGTGGATGCCTTGAGCAGCGTGTAG